One Blastopirellula marina genomic region harbors:
- a CDS encoding sulfatase, which translates to MAAEKAQQPNVLFIAIDDLNHWVGHLGRNPQTKTPNIDRLAAMGVTFTNANCAAPACNPSRAALMSGIRPSTSGCYDNGQDWTPVIPKGKTLTTQFLKAGYNVFGAGKIYHGSQHRDGEWSEYFEKKNPKLTLDASAKNDGVGGIKFGPLSNPDSDMPDHLVVDYALEKLDQKHEKPFFLAVGLVKPHMPWSVPLSHFEKFPLESIQLPPHQKNDLADVPSAGIKMAKPDGDHATMLKSGRWNEAVQAYLATIHFTDMQVGRLIDGLEKSQYKDNTIVVLWGDHGWHLGEKEHWRKFALWEEACRAPLIWVAPGLTKQGGVCDCPVDFMAIYPTLCDLAAIKIPSHVEGASIKPLLQEPELAWEKPAMTTFHRNNHSLRSEQYRYIRYADGSEELYDHEADPNEWKNLAGDSQYDQIKASFQQHLPKTNVPELPRGEGKKKSKENSA; encoded by the coding sequence ATGGCTGCTGAAAAGGCACAGCAGCCGAATGTCTTGTTCATCGCCATCGATGACTTGAATCATTGGGTTGGACATCTGGGGCGAAACCCGCAAACGAAAACCCCCAACATTGATCGACTCGCGGCGATGGGGGTAACGTTCACCAATGCCAACTGCGCAGCTCCGGCGTGCAACCCATCGCGAGCGGCGCTCATGTCGGGGATACGCCCCAGCACCAGTGGCTGTTACGACAACGGCCAGGATTGGACTCCAGTGATCCCCAAAGGCAAGACTTTGACGACGCAGTTTCTGAAAGCAGGCTACAACGTCTTCGGGGCCGGAAAGATATACCACGGAAGCCAGCATCGTGATGGAGAATGGAGCGAGTACTTCGAAAAGAAGAATCCCAAGCTGACGCTTGACGCTTCCGCAAAGAATGATGGAGTTGGCGGGATCAAGTTTGGCCCTCTTTCCAACCCGGATAGCGATATGCCGGATCATCTGGTGGTTGACTATGCCTTAGAGAAACTCGACCAGAAGCATGAGAAGCCATTTTTCCTGGCAGTAGGCCTGGTGAAGCCACACATGCCGTGGAGTGTTCCGCTGAGCCACTTCGAGAAGTTTCCGCTCGAATCTATTCAATTGCCACCCCATCAAAAGAATGACCTGGCAGATGTACCCAGTGCTGGAATCAAAATGGCCAAGCCAGACGGGGACCATGCGACGATGCTGAAGTCGGGACGTTGGAACGAGGCCGTTCAGGCTTACCTGGCGACGATCCACTTCACCGACATGCAGGTTGGACGACTGATCGACGGCCTGGAAAAGTCGCAGTACAAGGACAACACGATTGTCGTGCTGTGGGGGGACCATGGCTGGCATCTCGGAGAGAAAGAGCACTGGCGTAAGTTTGCACTTTGGGAAGAAGCATGCCGCGCACCGCTGATCTGGGTGGCTCCTGGGCTGACAAAACAAGGGGGCGTATGCGATTGTCCGGTCGACTTCATGGCTATCTATCCCACGCTATGCGACTTAGCCGCGATCAAGATTCCATCGCATGTCGAAGGGGCGAGTATCAAGCCGCTGCTGCAAGAGCCTGAGCTTGCTTGGGAGAAGCCTGCGATGACGACCTTCCATCGCAACAACCACAGTTTGCGAAGCGAGCAGTATCGCTACATTCGCTATGCGGATGGAAGCGAAGAGCTTTACGATCACGAAGCGGATCCCAACGAGTGGAAGAACCTGGCCGGGGACTCGCAGTACGATCAAATCAAGGCATCGTTTCAGCAGCATCTACCGAAGACTAACGTGCCTGAGTTGCCCAGAGGCGAAGGTAAAAAGAAAAGTAAGGAAAACTCTGCGTAA
- a CDS encoding sugar phosphate isomerase/epimerase family protein: MNASTSKPVSSRRNFLGLAAAASMIPLSQACQAQEAKSDSESGARKTSPIVLSTYSLWRFRNDDLRDFHKCIDIADEYGFDGVELLLYQLQQNEMLSHSKMMSYKRHALRLGLPLVGLSTHQGFVTPDREKRKENIDRTIGQIEIAYQFGIPVMRVNTGTWGTSASFDELMANRGIESPLEGYTDEDAFPWVIEALEKCLPTAEKCGVVLALENHWGLGLTPEGILRIVNAIDSPWLQICTDTGNFLDDPYDRLEKIAPQTIFVQAKTYYGEGQWYTLDLDYQRIGEILRKHNYRGFISLEFEGMEDYKTAIPQSLALLRSAFTRA, from the coding sequence ATGAATGCTTCCACCTCGAAACCGGTATCGTCACGTCGAAACTTTCTGGGACTTGCCGCAGCCGCCTCGATGATCCCGCTCAGCCAGGCCTGTCAGGCACAGGAAGCGAAGTCGGATAGCGAAAGCGGAGCACGCAAGACGTCGCCCATCGTGCTTTCGACCTATTCGCTATGGCGATTTCGCAATGATGATCTGCGTGACTTCCACAAGTGCATCGACATTGCGGACGAGTATGGTTTCGATGGCGTAGAATTGCTGCTGTATCAGTTGCAGCAAAACGAGATGCTGAGCCACTCGAAGATGATGTCGTACAAACGACATGCTTTGCGTTTGGGGTTGCCACTGGTGGGGCTCTCGACGCACCAAGGCTTCGTGACCCCGGATCGAGAGAAACGAAAAGAGAATATTGATCGGACGATTGGGCAAATCGAAATTGCCTACCAGTTTGGTATTCCCGTGATGCGTGTGAACACCGGTACCTGGGGGACGTCGGCCAGCTTCGACGAACTGATGGCCAACCGTGGGATTGAATCTCCGTTGGAAGGCTATACCGACGAAGACGCGTTTCCTTGGGTGATTGAAGCTTTGGAGAAATGTCTGCCGACGGCAGAGAAGTGTGGCGTAGTGCTGGCACTCGAGAATCACTGGGGATTGGGCCTGACGCCTGAGGGAATCTTGCGAATTGTCAATGCGATCGACTCCCCATGGCTCCAGATATGTACGGATACAGGAAACTTTCTGGATGACCCTTATGATCGTCTCGAGAAGATCGCGCCGCAGACCATCTTTGTCCAGGCAAAGACTTACTACGGGGAAGGGCAGTGGTACACGCTCGATCTCGATTATCAGCGTATCGGAGAGATCTTACGTAAGCACAACTATCGAGGTTTCATTTCCCTCGAATTTGAAGGGATGGAAGACTATAAAACGGCGATTCCACAAAGCCTGGCATTGCTGCGAAGTGCATTCACGCGAGCGTAG
- a CDS encoding M48 family metalloprotease, giving the protein METAASPSDSSNVQQLLDSLERELPPVQWSPLYRVSVWFSAACLILLTLIYFAIILVVGWVAFDYFLSHLRLLGSGVSVWVVLLYSLPPLFLLALLALVIKPFFRISPSREEPVVVTRKDEPLLFEFVQRICNSVGTRMIDEVHFTVGAEAAVYNSGPMGGLFPEKRILILGLPLIASCDIASLAGIIAHEMGHFALEKNIKLRTIIGIVNGMFYRAMYEPDKFDIWLAINTQEGQSLRLLLLPIKKALSLGRWILWVFFVTAEASSCLISRKDEFDCDQYMARLVGSDIACRSLQRVHLLGMAASATNDDLTNSWQEKRLPDDLPRFILSRVGRWNARQQEISLKLISSNATRWFDTHPSLPARINALQKLELPTMPISQDPAGHLLRDFDRRCTEMTVRHYKEVLESDFDPSSLVSTEVLNAEYTAEEKAQKALRRYMQAESIIVKPIFPDPDADMPVDNYKQAAESLAIARQNCIEQKDKLSKANEEFLQTRGEFQNVKSFQKLIDLKFIENADVSFHYNRAQRHHNRAQEMLSTLYPTVRRRMTLALRILHTSQLWRSDKQSVITNQRKRVDRVMALCKPLAGVQPLLDELSSDTLVLDAILSRFDVDRLSFQLKLSVTRLGEKVHRGLKEIQYAFGEVKYPFEHRDGVVKVSDFLVPKLPDKGEFVELTAASMETLQRTDRVVSRTLATLTEACEKVEAALGHKIQPNPKELDPWEQLNDDLDEMTRKRFRRNVTTGAIAALVVVGLTVGFFYAITYSPQPGKSIIPHHPEYRATVVPERWAVPEQSLPRMRQPNIPSEFRPEIRPPSFAPPSITPPDPHMRVRPPSMQPPSFIPPSRNPRSNPAGFPDSPSSRMPSPRPPMPGFPGPSGGAFPGR; this is encoded by the coding sequence ATGGAAACTGCTGCTTCCCCGTCCGATTCGTCGAACGTTCAACAACTTCTCGATTCTCTCGAACGTGAATTGCCGCCGGTTCAGTGGTCACCTCTGTATCGTGTGTCGGTATGGTTCTCGGCAGCGTGCTTGATCCTGCTGACATTGATCTACTTCGCGATCATTCTGGTGGTCGGGTGGGTCGCGTTCGATTATTTCTTAAGCCATTTGCGACTACTAGGATCTGGTGTCAGTGTCTGGGTGGTGCTGCTTTATTCGCTGCCACCATTATTCTTGCTCGCTCTGTTAGCGCTGGTGATCAAACCGTTTTTTCGGATTAGTCCCTCGCGCGAGGAGCCTGTCGTTGTGACGAGAAAGGACGAGCCACTACTGTTCGAGTTCGTCCAGCGAATCTGCAACAGTGTTGGCACACGAATGATCGACGAGGTGCACTTCACGGTAGGAGCGGAAGCAGCGGTCTACAATTCTGGGCCTATGGGGGGCCTGTTTCCCGAAAAACGGATCCTCATCCTGGGTTTGCCGCTGATCGCTTCGTGTGATATTGCTTCCTTGGCAGGTATTATTGCGCACGAGATGGGGCACTTTGCTCTTGAGAAGAACATCAAGCTGCGGACGATAATCGGAATCGTCAATGGTATGTTTTATCGAGCAATGTACGAGCCAGATAAGTTTGATATCTGGCTGGCCATCAATACACAGGAAGGCCAGTCGCTACGTCTACTCTTGTTGCCCATTAAGAAAGCATTGTCATTAGGGCGATGGATCTTGTGGGTGTTTTTTGTTACCGCCGAGGCATCGAGTTGTTTGATTTCGCGAAAGGATGAGTTCGATTGCGATCAATACATGGCTCGGCTTGTGGGTAGCGATATTGCATGTCGGTCGCTCCAGAGAGTCCATCTCTTGGGCATGGCAGCGAGTGCGACGAACGACGATTTAACCAATTCGTGGCAGGAAAAGCGATTGCCAGATGACTTGCCGCGGTTCATTCTCTCGCGAGTAGGGCGTTGGAATGCCAGGCAGCAGGAAATCTCGTTGAAGTTGATCTCTTCAAATGCGACTCGCTGGTTCGATACGCATCCTTCGCTGCCTGCCCGTATTAATGCGCTGCAGAAACTAGAGCTGCCGACGATGCCAATTTCTCAGGACCCAGCTGGCCACTTGCTGCGGGACTTCGATCGCCGCTGCACAGAGATGACGGTCCGGCACTACAAAGAAGTCCTTGAATCTGACTTTGATCCTTCCAGCCTGGTCTCGACGGAAGTGCTCAACGCGGAGTACACCGCCGAAGAAAAGGCCCAGAAGGCGCTGCGTCGTTATATGCAGGCCGAATCGATCATTGTGAAGCCAATTTTCCCTGATCCGGACGCGGATATGCCGGTTGATAATTACAAACAGGCAGCCGAGAGTCTGGCGATTGCTCGGCAGAACTGTATTGAGCAAAAAGATAAGCTGAGCAAGGCCAATGAGGAGTTTCTGCAAACACGTGGTGAATTCCAGAACGTGAAGAGCTTTCAGAAACTGATCGATCTGAAGTTCATCGAGAACGCAGATGTATCATTTCATTACAACCGGGCACAGCGGCATCACAATCGGGCTCAGGAGATGCTCTCGACGCTTTATCCGACCGTGCGTCGCCGGATGACTTTGGCCCTGAGGATTCTGCACACGTCACAACTATGGCGATCCGACAAACAATCGGTAATCACAAATCAGCGTAAGCGAGTTGACCGAGTGATGGCCCTGTGTAAGCCATTGGCCGGTGTGCAGCCGCTGCTTGATGAGTTGTCCAGCGATACTTTGGTGCTCGACGCGATTCTGTCGCGATTTGATGTCGATCGTCTGTCGTTTCAGTTGAAGCTCAGCGTGACGCGTCTCGGGGAAAAAGTGCACCGAGGATTGAAGGAAATTCAGTACGCCTTCGGTGAGGTGAAGTATCCGTTTGAACACCGAGATGGCGTGGTAAAGGTCAGCGACTTCCTGGTTCCCAAGCTGCCGGATAAAGGGGAGTTTGTCGAACTCACAGCAGCATCAATGGAAACGCTTCAGCGTACCGATCGCGTTGTATCTCGCACACTGGCGACCTTGACTGAGGCGTGTGAAAAGGTTGAGGCCGCACTCGGGCACAAGATCCAACCCAATCCCAAGGAACTCGATCCATGGGAGCAACTGAACGACGATCTGGATGAGATGACACGGAAGCGATTCCGGCGAAATGTCACAACCGGTGCAATCGCGGCGTTAGTGGTTGTGGGCCTGACTGTTGGGTTTTTTTACGCGATTACTTATAGTCCCCAACCAGGCAAGTCGATCATTCCGCATCATCCCGAGTATCGCGCGACGGTCGTGCCGGAACGTTGGGCGGTGCCGGAACAGAGCTTGCCCAGGATGCGGCAGCCGAACATTCCGAGCGAATTCCGACCTGAGATTCGTCCCCCATCGTTTGCCCCGCCGTCGATTACTCCGCCCGATCCCCACATGCGCGTGCGACCACCAAGCATGCAACCGCCGTCTTTCATACCGCCATCACGCAATCCGCGAAGCAATCCGGCGGGGTTCCCTGATTCACCAAGTTCGAGAATGCCGTCGCCGAGACCACCAATGCCTGGTTTTCCTGGACCTTCAGGAGGTGCATTCCCAGGACGCTGA
- a CDS encoding helix-turn-helix domain-containing protein yields the protein MTKTIALFLPRGHEQSARITAGAAMSAGEYPHITLLEWPYDDSQPDFDYDFSEMEFDGAIIWAYNESPWAKRLIEMSIPVVNCGSNWIRQGVPSVAFDWEALQDDLVNKFASLGREHAAIVSHNLGNDPFKSAWLERLIERLNENNIATQFFIAPGLPSEERQRMFKPAREAEIITFLENLPHPSAIYCDDDYLAALICRVARDINFRIPQDIAVMGFGNFTISRVASPAISSIEIHGQMIGRQAFQMVRQRLESPEAEFPQVQQVRLEFIERDTFRFELVKDAVVAQVNRIIEREACQGINVDELARRLGVSRNTLNRRFQQEYGITPGKKIRAIRVQQAKQMLVNSDHSVTKVAELCGFPEPANFVNFFRREVGQTPNEYRNKAKQADS from the coding sequence GTGACAAAAACGATCGCCCTGTTCTTACCTCGTGGCCACGAGCAATCGGCTCGGATCACCGCTGGTGCGGCCATGAGCGCGGGAGAGTACCCGCACATCACGCTCTTGGAATGGCCCTACGACGACTCGCAGCCTGATTTCGATTACGACTTCAGCGAGATGGAATTCGACGGCGCGATTATCTGGGCTTACAACGAATCTCCCTGGGCGAAGCGATTAATCGAGATGAGCATTCCCGTCGTTAATTGCGGAAGCAACTGGATTCGCCAGGGAGTGCCGTCAGTAGCATTCGACTGGGAAGCATTGCAAGACGACCTGGTTAATAAGTTCGCTTCTCTGGGAAGAGAGCACGCCGCAATCGTCTCTCACAACCTGGGTAACGATCCGTTCAAGTCGGCCTGGCTCGAACGCTTGATCGAGCGGTTGAACGAAAACAACATCGCCACCCAGTTCTTCATTGCACCGGGACTTCCCAGCGAAGAACGACAGCGAATGTTCAAGCCGGCGCGGGAAGCCGAGATCATCACCTTCCTGGAGAATCTTCCTCACCCTTCGGCCATCTACTGTGACGATGACTATCTTGCGGCGCTGATCTGCCGTGTGGCCCGCGATATCAACTTCCGCATTCCCCAGGACATCGCGGTCATGGGTTTCGGCAACTTCACGATCTCCAGAGTTGCTTCGCCTGCGATTTCATCAATTGAAATACACGGGCAAATGATCGGGCGGCAAGCTTTTCAGATGGTTCGGCAGCGACTTGAGTCACCGGAAGCAGAGTTCCCCCAAGTCCAGCAAGTACGACTCGAGTTCATCGAACGCGATACGTTTCGCTTCGAGCTCGTGAAAGATGCCGTCGTGGCCCAGGTTAATCGCATCATCGAGCGAGAAGCTTGCCAAGGCATTAACGTCGACGAACTCGCTCGACGCCTGGGAGTCTCGCGTAACACACTCAATCGTCGTTTCCAACAGGAATACGGCATCACGCCGGGCAAGAAGATCCGGGCCATTCGCGTTCAACAAGCGAAGCAGATGCTGGTCAATTCCGACCACAGTGTCACGAAGGTAGCCGAGCTCTGCGGTTTCCCAGAGCCTGCGAACTTCGTCAACTTCTTCCGCCGCGAAGTAGGACAGACGCCGAACGAATACCGGAACAAAGCGAAGCAGGCCGACAGTTAG
- a CDS encoding DUF1559 domain-containing protein, with product MSMTRKRGFTLVELLVVIAIIGVLSALLLPAVQQAREAARRSQCSNNLKQLGLALHNYHDTNEAFPSRAQGGGGCEAWYGGVSAFVPLTPFLEQNAVYELWAPRLSGNGSCYVNTEFEGSRAQIPGLLCPSDNNLRTHRELGLTNYATVVSDHWMETTGAQGEDKQPRGMFGWNSFFTMADVKDGTSNTIAMAEIIRPASEGARGDTAIINFSKPSDCTSNAVWLGNKFASGLTFQPLVDKHGYSWHPGNVIYTGVTTIIPPNGPSCAKEQNYWTEAMMTSNSRHPGGVQVVFADGSSQFINETIDAGNQDAAPNWNGKSAYGVWGALGTRSGGEVHEF from the coding sequence ATGTCAATGACGAGAAAGAGGGGATTTACCCTCGTAGAACTTCTGGTGGTGATTGCCATCATAGGTGTATTGAGTGCGCTGTTGTTACCGGCAGTACAACAGGCTCGCGAGGCCGCAAGGCGTTCACAATGTTCGAATAATCTCAAACAATTAGGCCTGGCACTTCATAATTACCACGACACTAACGAAGCTTTTCCCTCGCGAGCGCAAGGGGGCGGGGGCTGCGAGGCCTGGTATGGCGGAGTCAGTGCGTTTGTACCTCTGACTCCATTTTTAGAGCAGAATGCAGTTTACGAACTATGGGCACCTCGTCTCAGCGGCAACGGCAGTTGCTACGTGAATACCGAGTTTGAAGGATCACGAGCACAGATTCCCGGGCTGCTTTGTCCCTCCGATAACAATCTCAGAACCCATCGCGAGTTGGGGCTGACGAATTACGCTACCGTTGTGTCGGATCACTGGATGGAAACCACCGGTGCGCAAGGGGAAGACAAGCAGCCGCGGGGGATGTTCGGCTGGAATTCTTTCTTCACGATGGCAGACGTGAAGGATGGGACGAGCAATACGATTGCCATGGCTGAGATCATTCGCCCGGCATCCGAGGGAGCCCGGGGTGATACGGCGATCATCAATTTCTCGAAACCAAGCGACTGTACATCGAACGCCGTTTGGCTGGGCAACAAGTTCGCAAGTGGGCTGACGTTTCAGCCTCTGGTCGACAAGCACGGCTATAGCTGGCATCCCGGCAACGTTATCTACACCGGGGTCACCACCATCATTCCGCCTAATGGTCCTTCGTGTGCCAAAGAACAGAACTATTGGACCGAGGCCATGATGACCTCCAACAGCCGTCACCCAGGCGGTGTTCAAGTTGTCTTTGCCGATGGTTCGTCGCAGTTTATCAACGAGACGATCGATGCGGGAAATCAAGACGCGGCACCCAACTGGAATGGCAAGTCGGCCTACGGAGTTTGGGGTGCACTGGGAACTCGTTCCGGAGGGGAAGTCCATGAATTCTAA
- a CDS encoding DUF1559 domain-containing protein, with product MNSKRYSGFTLVELLVVIAIIGVLIALLLPAVQQAREAARRMECKNNMKQIGLAMHNYHDSLGSFPPGAISTTPVVDHNLGNSGSWSADMSRAPWTVLILPYVEESALHDSFDFGKTFAWAFNQNLTVHGASSYDTSSNNNHIYQTKAMPKYICPSFTTGRFPTLSYHAVCGGGPTPNDQDQYNGHNGYSGRVYFNNGVFWRNSKTRFADITDGTTNVLIVGETIYAMKGNTCCEMTTWASGYRHTGNDPLLVGTTAAVRQINSGPDVNGNQVNTFNYVTSTFGSEHPGGAQFVLGDGSVQFLSEVIDINAYRQLAVRGDGLPVGGPQF from the coding sequence ATGAACTCGAAGCGGTACTCGGGTTTCACCTTAGTTGAGCTTTTAGTGGTGATTGCCATTATCGGTGTGTTGATCGCGCTTTTGTTGCCAGCGGTGCAGCAAGCTCGCGAAGCCGCACGCCGCATGGAGTGCAAGAACAACATGAAGCAAATCGGCTTGGCGATGCATAACTATCACGATTCCCTGGGCTCGTTTCCGCCAGGGGCGATCTCGACGACCCCAGTTGTGGACCACAACCTGGGGAATAGCGGAAGCTGGAGTGCGGACATGTCGCGTGCTCCATGGACTGTGCTGATTCTGCCTTATGTCGAAGAGTCGGCACTGCACGACTCGTTCGATTTCGGCAAAACGTTTGCCTGGGCGTTCAATCAAAACTTGACCGTGCACGGAGCTTCCAGCTACGACACCTCGAGCAACAACAACCATATTTACCAGACCAAGGCGATGCCCAAGTACATCTGCCCGTCGTTTACGACCGGTCGTTTTCCTACGCTCAGCTATCATGCCGTCTGCGGCGGTGGGCCGACGCCCAACGACCAGGATCAGTACAACGGTCACAACGGATACAGCGGCCGTGTGTATTTCAATAACGGCGTGTTCTGGAGAAACTCGAAGACGCGTTTCGCAGACATTACCGATGGAACCACGAACGTACTGATCGTTGGGGAAACTATCTACGCGATGAAGGGAAATACCTGCTGCGAAATGACAACCTGGGCTTCCGGCTATCGACACACCGGCAACGATCCCCTTCTCGTGGGAACGACGGCAGCCGTTCGTCAGATCAATAGTGGTCCCGATGTGAATGGAAACCAGGTCAACACGTTTAACTATGTGACCTCCACCTTTGGAAGTGAGCATCCTGGTGGGGCGCAGTTTGTGCTCGGAGATGGTTCGGTTCAATTTCTCAGCGAAGTGATCGATATCAATGCCTATCGCCAATTGGCCGTTCGGGGCGATGGACTGCCGGTCGGTGGACCGCAGTTCTAA
- the glmS gene encoding glutamine--fructose-6-phosphate transaminase (isomerizing) — protein MCGIVGYVGDHRAADFLLEGLRRLEYRGYDSAGIAAVDRNSHIHIVKTAGRIDSLADRLADEMPVGTTGIGHTRWATHGPATQANAHPHPGPHGDIVVVHNGVIENYAALKNRLQQKGYQFRSDTDTEVIAFMLEDGYKQLSIPPGKAPSDEALVGLIQKVLAKLQGTYGVGILFRSRPDLVIAARLGSPLVIGVSEDAHFLASDASPLVGYTDKIVYLTDHQVALIKSDSLQIAHRDLGEITHNVEKLEIASGDVELGDFEHYMLKEIFEQPQSIENAMRGRLNLDNATAVFGGLNLTPQELRGVDRILLTACGTSWHAAMVGEYLIEEMARIPVEVEYASELRYRNPPVPRRTLVFGITQSGETADTLAALREMKRKGHPTLAICNVVGSSIAQEADGGIYLHAGPEVGVASTKAYTSQLVVMAMLGLYFGRLNHLSFDQGYRIIRAMQALPDAARKALNTQNQARKIAEKYQTANNFLYLGRYFNFPTALEGALKLKEISYIHAEGYPAAELKHGPIALVDENTPSVFIMPQGVVYDKVMSNLQEIKARGGPVIAIASEDDHEIDNYADDVIRIPTVEEFLQPIVSVIPLQFIAYHIALLRGCDVDKPRNLAKSVTVE, from the coding sequence ATGTGCGGCATTGTCGGATACGTCGGAGACCACCGAGCAGCAGACTTTCTCCTGGAAGGTTTGAGGCGGCTGGAGTACCGCGGATACGACAGCGCAGGCATCGCCGCTGTTGATCGCAATTCCCATATTCACATCGTAAAAACGGCTGGTCGCATCGATTCGCTGGCCGATCGTTTGGCGGACGAAATGCCTGTCGGCACCACCGGCATCGGTCATACTCGCTGGGCAACGCACGGCCCCGCAACGCAAGCCAATGCCCATCCTCATCCCGGACCGCATGGCGATATCGTGGTGGTTCATAACGGGGTGATCGAGAACTATGCCGCACTTAAAAATCGCCTCCAGCAGAAGGGCTATCAGTTCAGAAGCGACACCGATACCGAGGTGATCGCGTTCATGCTGGAAGATGGCTACAAGCAGCTTTCCATTCCCCCCGGCAAAGCCCCCAGCGATGAAGCCCTGGTAGGACTGATCCAGAAGGTTTTGGCCAAGCTGCAAGGGACGTACGGAGTCGGTATCCTCTTCCGCAGTCGACCTGACCTGGTGATCGCTGCTCGTTTGGGCAGCCCGCTGGTAATCGGTGTTTCGGAAGACGCCCATTTCCTGGCCAGCGACGCCTCGCCATTGGTGGGCTATACCGACAAGATCGTCTACCTGACCGATCATCAAGTCGCCCTGATCAAATCCGATTCGCTGCAGATTGCCCATCGCGACCTGGGAGAGATCACGCACAATGTCGAAAAGCTTGAAATCGCTTCCGGAGATGTCGAATTGGGGGACTTCGAGCATTACATGCTCAAGGAAATCTTCGAGCAGCCCCAGTCGATCGAAAACGCCATGCGTGGCCGCTTGAATCTCGACAACGCGACAGCAGTGTTCGGAGGACTTAACCTGACGCCTCAGGAACTGCGAGGTGTCGATAGGATTCTCCTTACCGCATGTGGCACCAGTTGGCACGCGGCCATGGTGGGAGAGTACCTGATCGAAGAGATGGCCCGGATTCCGGTGGAAGTCGAGTATGCCTCGGAGCTTCGCTACCGCAATCCGCCGGTACCCCGTCGTACGCTGGTATTCGGCATTACGCAGAGCGGAGAAACGGCTGACACCCTCGCCGCACTGCGAGAGATGAAACGCAAGGGGCATCCAACGCTGGCCATTTGTAACGTCGTGGGAAGTAGCATTGCCCAGGAAGCGGACGGGGGCATCTATCTGCACGCTGGTCCCGAAGTCGGTGTGGCTTCGACGAAAGCGTATACCTCGCAGCTTGTCGTGATGGCCATGCTTGGTCTTTACTTTGGCCGGCTCAATCATCTGAGCTTTGACCAAGGGTACCGCATCATCCGTGCGATGCAGGCCCTACCCGATGCCGCACGAAAGGCACTGAATACCCAGAATCAGGCTCGCAAGATCGCCGAAAAATACCAAACCGCAAACAACTTCCTCTACCTGGGCCGCTACTTCAATTTCCCCACCGCCTTGGAAGGGGCACTCAAGCTGAAAGAAATCAGCTACATCCACGCCGAAGGCTACCCCGCTGCGGAACTCAAGCACGGTCCGATCGCCTTGGTTGATGAAAACACCCCAAGCGTGTTCATCATGCCGCAGGGGGTCGTTTACGACAAAGTGATGAGCAATCTACAAGAGATCAAAGCCCGCGGTGGTCCCGTGATTGCCATCGCCAGCGAAGATGACCACGAGATCGACAATTACGCCGACGACGTGATTCGCATTCCGACCGTCGAAGAATTCCTGCAGCCGATCGTCTCGGTGATTCCACTGCAGTTCATTGCCTATCACATCGCCCTGCTACGCGGCTGCGATGTCGACAAGCCGCGAAATCTGGCCAAGAGCGTGACGGTCGAGTAG
- the kdsB gene encoding 3-deoxy-manno-octulosonate cytidylyltransferase codes for MNSLVVIPARLQSTRLPQKLLLAETGKPLIQHTYEAACRAQGTCGVIVATDHQSIESVVSNFGGEVVMTSESCASGTDRVAEVARARPDVDIFINVQGDEPEISAEAIERVRFLLEVNPDVSMATLATPIRSLEKLRDPACVKVVCGDNGRALYFSRSPIPHVRDGYESVLNAEKPAFLQHLGIYAYRRDFLLKLAKSPPSELEQLEKLEQLRVLEMGETILVGTISEPSIGIDTPDDYAAFVKKMCNR; via the coding sequence CTGAACAGTCTGGTTGTCATTCCAGCGAGATTGCAATCGACTCGATTGCCCCAGAAGCTTTTGTTGGCAGAGACAGGTAAGCCGCTCATTCAGCACACCTACGAGGCTGCCTGTCGGGCCCAGGGAACTTGCGGCGTAATTGTGGCCACCGATCACCAATCGATCGAGAGTGTCGTTTCCAATTTCGGTGGCGAAGTGGTCATGACCAGCGAATCGTGTGCTAGCGGCACCGATCGGGTGGCGGAAGTTGCCAGAGCTCGCCCGGACGTCGATATCTTCATCAATGTCCAAGGGGACGAGCCAGAGATCTCGGCCGAAGCGATCGAACGCGTGCGATTTCTGCTGGAGGTAAATCCGGACGTTTCGATGGCTACCCTGGCCACCCCCATTAGGAGTCTGGAGAAGTTGCGGGATCCCGCTTGCGTGAAGGTGGTTTGCGGGGATAACGGCCGGGCCCTCTATTTCAGCCGCAGCCCTATTCCCCACGTTCGGGATGGTTACGAAAGCGTGCTAAACGCAGAAAAGCCTGCCTTTTTGCAGCATTTGGGCATCTATGCTTATCGCCGCGATTTTCTGCTGAAACTGGCGAAGTCCCCGCCATCGGAACTCGAACAGCTGGAAAAGCTCGAGCAGTTGCGAGTTTTGGAGATGGGGGAGACCATTTTGGTCGGGACGATTTCCGAGCCAAGTATCGGAATCGACACCCCAGATGACTATGCGGCGTTTGTCAAAAAGATGTGCAATCGCTAG